A window of Maniola hyperantus chromosome 26, iAphHyp1.2, whole genome shotgun sequence contains these coding sequences:
- the LOC138404193 gene encoding uncharacterized protein has product MGKKRKNEDPEERIRRKIRRLNEKLKKHQRIIYSDDEDTNHTHDEYSDNASLPVEPAHEVEVRPCCSQDPVPEIISLEGTPVDADACTESQPAEEADLDADVLQLLGEAPEP; this is encoded by the exons ATGGGGAAGAAGAGGAAAAATGAGGACCCGGAAGAAAGAATTAGGAGAAAAATAAGGAGGCTAAATGAAAAACTCAAAAAACatcaaagaataatttattcagaCGACGAGGACACAAATC ATACTCATGATGAATATAGTGACAATGCCTCTCTACCTGTGGAACCAGCACATGAAGTAGAAGTCAGGCCCTGCTGTTCACAGGACCCGGTTCCTGAAATCATATCACTCGAAGGTACACCTGTAGATGCGGACGCATGTACAGAGTCGCAACCAGCCGAAGAAGCTGACCTTGATGCCGACGTCTTACAATTATTAGGCGAGGCACCAGAACCATAA
- the LOC117994081 gene encoding putative nuclease HARBI1: protein MLTRWIQFPNSQEIRTLLARHYELFSLPGVLGFVDGTHINIKKPTAHEEIYVNRKSQHSLNVQIACDSQLKILNILARYPGSSHDSFIWCNSALRSKMQDLNAHGVECWLLGDSGYPSEPWLLTPILNAADGSQEAIYTARHIKARNCVERCIGVLKGRFRCILKHRTLEYDPVKAGKIVNACAVLHNMCLSVHLPINDNMQDSETDEHLTTSAFTAPAELARAIDVRRNVIRRMANIEII, encoded by the exons ATGTTAACAAGGTGGATACAATTTCCTAATTCTCAAGAAATAAGGACTCTGTTGGCTAG ACATTATGAACTGTTTTCACTCCCCGGAGTACTAGGATTTGTTGACGGTACCCATATCAATATAAAGAAACCCACAGCACATGAAGAAATATATGTGAACAGAAAATCTCAACATTCTTTAAATGTGcaaata GCTTGTGATTcacaattaaaaatacttaatatcttGGCCAGATATCCAGGGAGCTCTCATGACTCCTTCATCTGGTGCAATTCTGCATTGAGGAGCAAAATGCAGGACTTAAATGCACATGGAGTAGAATGTTGGCTACTTG GAGATTCTGGTTATCCATCCGAACCTTGGTTGCTCACACCAATTTTGAATGCAGCAGATGGCAGCCAGGAGGCAATATATACCGCTCGCCATATAAAAGCTAGAAATTGTGTGGAAAGATGCATTGGTGTGCTGAAAGGGAGATTCCGATGTATCCTTAAACATCGGACCCTTGAGTACGACCCTGTAAAGGCAGGCAAGATCGTCAACGCTTGTGCTGTGCTGCATAACATGTGCTTATCCGTCCACTTGCCCA TAAATGATAATATGCAAGATAGTGAGACTGATGAGCACTTAACCACATCTGCCTTCACTGCCCCAGCAGAATTAGCGAGGGCCATAGATGTAAGGAGAAATGTGATCCGACGGATGGCCAATATTGAAATAATTTAG
- the LOC138404159 gene encoding uncharacterized protein — MGILDLIIIAHIIEAEEEEAEEIRRERFKRKRNIWVHDLWKKRRLFGQFQTFCTNLHLYPSIYYDYYKMNYDKFESLLEILRPHIQKQNTNYRLAISAEERLSVCLRFLTTAISFKALAHEYRMGYSTVLLIVHETCSAIWKCLRPRVMPKPTAQLWTKLAKEFETQWNFPNCIGAIDGKHVNIRAPWNSGSQFYNYKKYFSVVLLAIADANYRFVVVDIGAYGRNSDSGILSSSRLGQLLNNNTLDIPPSKCLPGTTEALPHVFVGDEAFPLHEHIMRPFPGSQMSTDVEKKIFNYRLSRARRIVESSFGILTQKFEVFQKRIRMQPKYLDIMILACTCLHNYLRNDEIFENIIETVPINSILQNLQADSVSRENAISIRDKFKTYFNSCGAVSWQNEMISRS; from the exons ATGGGTATTTtggatttaattattattgcacaTATAATTGAAGCAGAAGAGGAAGAGGCCGAAGAGATAAGGAGGGaaagatttaaaagaaaaagaaatatttgGGTACACGACCTGTGGAAGAAAAGACGTTTGTTTGGCCAATTTCAAACATTTTGCACAAATTTACATCTGTATCCTAGCATTTATTATGACTATTATAAAATGAACTATGACAAATTTGAAAGTTTGTTGGAAATTCTCAGGCCACAtattcaaaaacaaaatacCAATTATAGATTGGCTATTTCCGCTGAAGAAAGACTGTCAGTCTGCCTCAG atttttaaCTACTGCTATCAGTTTCAAAGCGCTAGCTCACGAGTATCGAATGGGATATAGTACTGTACTTCTAATTGTTCACGAAACTTGCTCTGCGATATGGAAGTGTTTACGGCCGCGTGTTATGCCAAAACCGACAGCTCAGCTATGGACCAAACTAGCAAAAGAATTTGAAACTCAATGGAATTTTCCTAACTGTATAGGAGCCATAGATGGCAAACATGTTAATATAAGAGCACCTTGGAACAGCGGCAGTCAATTTTAtaactacaaaaaatatttcagtgTAGTTTTATTAGCCATAGCTGATGCAAATTACCGATTCGTTGTAGTCGATATTGGAGCATACGGTCGCAATAGTGATAGTGGCATTTTAAGCAGCTCCAGATTAGGACaattattgaataataataCACTGGATATACCACCTAGTAAATGTTTGCCAGGTACGACAGAAGCATTGCCACATGTATTTGTTGGAGATGAGGCTTTCCCGCTACATGAACACATAATGAGACCTTTTCCTGGAAGCCAAATGTCGACAGACGTcgagaagaaaatatttaactatCGCCTAAGCCGTGCAAGACGTATTGTAGAGAGCAGTTTCGGAATACTAACACAAAAATTTGAGGTTTTCCAAAAGAGAATTAGAATGCAACCCAAATACCTGGACATTATGATACTAGCGTGCACTTGTTTACATAATTACCTAAGAAATGatgaaatatttgaaaacaTAATTGAAACAGTGCCAATAAATAGTATATTACAAAATCTTCAAGCGGATTCTGTTTCCCGAGAAAATGCTATCTCTATAAGAGATAAATTTAAGACTTATTTTAATTCTTGTGGTGCCGTTTCTTGGCAAAACGAAATGATTTCCCGTAGTTAA